In one window of Hymenobacter nivis DNA:
- a CDS encoding AAA family ATPase, with protein MLTSLRIQNFRSIRDASVKLGQVNLFIGPNNSGKSNFLKGITMLGAYLKTFPRNKIITEDQFQTLLPRQSTFTAREELIRFIARVSSNDQQSISLILGYAYDHRDYNYDSKGKFAVDLTVVSNKNIEHNFGDYFEQEGYSSEEEVPTVIWESQKLFVNLKLYKFEPAAFLFSTELSNQPFLDANGRNITAFLYTLSQNHEDNFARLRTDFAQCVVSLSSFSTPPDPATNGNLRLKFFDAARCSYWAEEVSEGVLYFLAILCIVHQPDPPKLLLLEEPEKGIHPRRIKEVMDFIFELARLRDIQIILTSHSPYVVDYFADIPECISVFDRENGETVIHNAGDIISETNDKLKAAGQEPIHYTDALGEYWVSGFLGGVPV; from the coding sequence ATGCTTACGTCCCTCCGCATTCAGAATTTTCGCAGTATCCGCGACGCCTCGGTGAAGCTGGGGCAAGTGAATCTATTTATTGGGCCGAATAATTCGGGGAAGTCGAATTTTTTGAAGGGAATAACAATGCTTGGGGCATACTTAAAAACATTCCCTAGAAATAAAATAATAACAGAAGACCAATTCCAAACCCTTTTACCACGCCAATCTACTTTTACAGCAAGAGAAGAACTGATTAGATTTATTGCTCGAGTCTCAAGTAATGATCAACAATCTATTAGCTTAATATTAGGATACGCATATGATCATAGAGATTATAATTATGATTCAAAAGGAAAATTTGCAGTAGATTTAACTGTTGTTTCAAATAAAAATATTGAACATAATTTCGGTGATTATTTTGAGCAAGAAGGATACTCAAGTGAAGAAGAAGTCCCTACTGTGATATGGGAATCTCAGAAATTATTCGTCAATTTAAAATTATATAAGTTTGAGCCAGCAGCTTTCTTGTTTAGTACGGAACTATCTAATCAACCTTTTCTAGATGCAAACGGGCGAAATATTACAGCGTTTTTATATACATTAAGTCAGAACCACGAAGATAATTTTGCTCGCCTTCGAACCGATTTTGCTCAGTGTGTTGTTAGTTTATCCTCTTTTTCTACTCCGCCTGATCCTGCTACAAATGGAAATCTTCGCCTGAAGTTTTTCGACGCTGCAAGATGTTCATACTGGGCTGAAGAAGTATCTGAGGGCGTCCTTTACTTCTTAGCAATACTGTGCATTGTTCATCAGCCCGACCCGCCGAAGCTGCTGCTGCTGGAGGAGCCAGAGAAAGGGATTCATCCCCGGCGCATTAAAGAGGTGATGGATTTTATTTTTGAATTAGCGCGGCTGCGCGATATTCAAATTATTCTTACTTCGCATAGCCCTTATGTGGTAGATTATTTCGCGGATATTCCTGAGTGCATTTCGGTGTTTGACCGCGAGAACGGGGAAACTGTTATTCACAATGCAGGTGATATCATAAGTGAAACCAACGATAAGTTAAAAGCAGCAGGACAAGAACCAATTCATTACACAGATGCACTAGGAGAATACTGGGTTTCGGGCTTTTTAGGAGGTGTACCGGTATGA
- a CDS encoding SNF2-related protein, producing the protein MKVSPTEPFQIVYSLFEHEFLGHLFAAYLVQRGPKGQLTLLHQTASARNAPEFASGLDAVDFELIELCDQLQQEAVIKEFWPRKIAAADFFLKTYNADKGDKALQDAVARYVQTRMAAALARLHGKQVFIMGRDGEPTWREIALAPVPASVLFHFRRNDDGTHYFPTIQYQNQKLDFQYKGALLVCQQPAWLLLDGVIHSFHNDVDGRKLQPFLSKKFIVVPRQMEASYFQKFVAPLMEAFDVHARGVGFAVVTDRYRARPRLTFSDVPPAGALPEAPERPPGPPRRGRVPQPKPAPAPSADRLYFQLGFRYGDASVPFDPSKRVSVRLEQADDSYTFHRLLRSADDERAAAAVLAARGLVLADGYAALDRVTAFQWLHDNAESLAAEGFAVEPAAGASQPYFLGPVRVELGIQEAGDWFDVRGTVYFGDIAVPFIRLRGHILQRRREFRLPNGQVAIIPEAWFTDYLELFAFAEEQDEALSLRRHHLALVADLQSNELATVTLGRKLEKLRDFAEVEDHPLPVGFRGELRPYQKAGYNWLRFVQDYHFGGCLADDMGLGKAQPLHANILTPGGWKQMGEMRVGDAVINSQGTASRVTGVFPQGEKEIFRVMFTDGATAECCAEHLWAVQSPVQKCRGQGYQVRALHELAGNLYDRHGNTKWFIPMVKPVAMTTQPVPVEPYFMGLLLGDGCFRQNSVQLSMEDAEIVNYVALGLPPGLAMRQQGTTCDYRFVKTAAGWTNDLMQQIGALGLKGKGSKDKFIPDAYLFNDAATRLAVLQGLMDSDGYMPAPGDVCQFTSVSVELIKGVTFLVQSLGGTVKESSKIPTYTHNGARRTGQLAYALTLSLPPHIQPFRLARKAALYRPKSKYQPCRGIKAVELVGTMPAQCIAVDAPDRLYVTDNFVLTHNTIQTLAMLQQRAESGAAQGAASLLALPTSLVYNWLSEAQKFTPALRLLVYTGTYRTKDVAQFAGYDVVLTSYGIVRLDAELLASYRFDYVILDESQAIKNPSSTTSQAVRQLRSKHRLILTGTPVENSTMDLWSQMSFINPGLLGTQAFFRKEFLKPIEQHRDEGRMRRLHALIKPFILRRHKEQVAKELPAKTEQLSYCDMTPEQAQAYEETKSFYRNKILQNLDEHGSASTQFLLLQGLTRLRQMANHPHLADATYTHESGKLREVLRMVRNVVAEGHKVLVFSQFVQHLALVRAALDERQLPYAYLDGNTRDRAAEVARFQETDALQIFLISLKAGGVGLNLTAADYVFLLDPWWNPAVEAQAVDRAHRIGQQRPVFVYKFITQHTVEEKILALQQRKLNLVSELIATDEAVIKTLTRADIEELLG; encoded by the coding sequence ATGAAAGTATCGCCTACCGAACCTTTTCAAATCGTTTACTCGCTCTTTGAGCACGAGTTCCTGGGCCACCTATTTGCGGCCTACCTGGTGCAGCGCGGGCCGAAGGGCCAGCTCACGCTACTGCACCAAACGGCTTCGGCCCGCAACGCGCCCGAGTTTGCCAGTGGCCTCGACGCGGTGGACTTTGAGCTGATTGAGCTCTGCGACCAGCTTCAGCAAGAAGCGGTTATCAAGGAATTCTGGCCCCGCAAGATTGCGGCGGCCGACTTCTTCCTGAAAACCTATAACGCCGACAAGGGTGACAAGGCGCTGCAAGATGCCGTGGCCCGCTACGTGCAAACGCGCATGGCCGCCGCGCTGGCCCGCTTGCATGGTAAGCAGGTGTTCATCATGGGGCGCGACGGCGAGCCCACCTGGCGCGAAATTGCGCTGGCCCCGGTGCCGGCCTCGGTGCTATTCCACTTCCGCCGTAACGACGACGGCACGCACTACTTTCCCACCATTCAGTACCAAAATCAGAAGCTGGATTTCCAGTACAAGGGGGCCCTGCTCGTGTGCCAGCAGCCGGCCTGGCTGCTGCTGGACGGCGTCATTCACTCGTTCCACAACGACGTGGATGGCCGCAAGCTCCAGCCGTTTCTGAGCAAGAAGTTCATCGTGGTGCCCCGGCAGATGGAGGCCAGCTACTTCCAGAAGTTCGTGGCCCCGCTCATGGAGGCGTTCGATGTGCACGCCCGCGGCGTGGGCTTTGCCGTCGTCACGGACCGCTACCGGGCCCGGCCGCGCCTCACCTTCAGCGACGTACCGCCCGCCGGGGCCCTGCCCGAGGCGCCCGAGAGGCCGCCGGGGCCCCCGCGCCGCGGCCGCGTGCCCCAGCCCAAGCCCGCGCCCGCGCCCAGCGCCGACCGCCTGTACTTCCAGCTGGGCTTCCGCTACGGCGATGCTTCGGTACCCTTCGACCCCAGCAAGCGCGTGAGCGTGCGCCTGGAGCAGGCCGACGACAGTTATACCTTCCACCGCCTGCTGCGCAGCGCCGATGACGAGCGGGCCGCCGCGGCCGTACTGGCCGCCCGCGGCCTGGTACTGGCCGATGGCTACGCTGCCCTTGACCGGGTCACGGCCTTCCAGTGGCTGCACGACAATGCGGAATCGCTGGCGGCCGAGGGCTTTGCCGTGGAGCCTGCCGCCGGGGCCAGCCAGCCGTATTTCCTGGGGCCCGTGCGCGTCGAGCTGGGGATTCAGGAAGCCGGCGACTGGTTCGACGTGCGCGGCACGGTGTACTTCGGCGATATCGCGGTGCCGTTCATCCGGCTGCGGGGGCACATTTTGCAGCGGCGGCGCGAGTTCCGGCTGCCCAACGGCCAAGTGGCCATCATCCCCGAGGCGTGGTTTACCGATTACCTGGAGCTGTTCGCCTTCGCCGAAGAGCAGGACGAAGCCCTGTCGCTGCGCCGCCACCACCTCGCCCTGGTGGCCGACTTGCAAAGCAACGAGCTGGCCACCGTGACGCTGGGCCGCAAGCTGGAGAAGCTGCGCGACTTTGCCGAAGTGGAGGACCACCCGCTGCCCGTGGGCTTCCGCGGCGAGCTGCGCCCCTACCAAAAGGCCGGCTACAACTGGCTGCGCTTCGTGCAGGACTACCATTTCGGCGGCTGCCTGGCCGATGATATGGGGCTGGGGAAAGCGCAGCCGCTGCACGCCAATATCCTGACGCCCGGTGGATGGAAGCAAATGGGCGAAATGCGCGTGGGCGACGCCGTTATCAATTCGCAGGGTACGGCCTCGCGGGTGACGGGCGTGTTTCCGCAGGGCGAGAAGGAGATTTTCCGGGTTATGTTCACGGATGGTGCCACGGCCGAGTGCTGCGCCGAGCACCTGTGGGCTGTGCAAAGCCCGGTGCAGAAGTGCCGCGGCCAGGGCTACCAAGTACGGGCCCTGCACGAGCTGGCCGGCAACCTATATGACCGGCACGGTAACACCAAGTGGTTTATTCCAATGGTGAAGCCCGTGGCGATGACCACGCAGCCGGTGCCCGTTGAGCCGTATTTTATGGGCCTGCTGCTCGGCGATGGATGCTTCCGGCAAAACAGTGTTCAGCTGTCGATGGAGGACGCGGAAATCGTGAACTACGTGGCGCTGGGGCTGCCCCCGGGCTTAGCCATGCGGCAGCAGGGCACGACGTGCGATTACCGGTTTGTGAAAACGGCCGCCGGCTGGACCAACGACCTGATGCAGCAGATCGGGGCCCTGGGGCTGAAAGGCAAGGGCTCAAAAGACAAATTTATTCCCGACGCCTACCTGTTCAACGATGCGGCCACGCGCCTGGCCGTGCTCCAGGGGTTGATGGATTCGGATGGCTATATGCCGGCGCCGGGCGATGTGTGCCAGTTCACTTCCGTATCGGTGGAGCTAATTAAAGGCGTCACTTTCCTGGTGCAGTCCCTGGGCGGCACGGTGAAAGAATCGAGCAAAATACCGACTTACACGCACAACGGAGCGCGGCGCACCGGGCAGTTGGCTTACGCCCTCACGCTGAGCCTGCCACCGCACATTCAGCCGTTCCGGCTGGCGCGCAAGGCGGCGCTGTACCGGCCCAAAAGCAAATACCAGCCCTGCCGTGGCATCAAGGCGGTAGAACTGGTGGGTACAATGCCCGCGCAGTGCATCGCCGTGGATGCCCCCGACCGCCTGTACGTGACGGATAACTTCGTGCTCACGCACAACACGATTCAGACGCTGGCCATGCTCCAGCAGCGGGCCGAAAGTGGTGCGGCGCAGGGCGCGGCGTCGCTGCTGGCCTTGCCTACTTCACTGGTGTACAACTGGTTGAGCGAGGCGCAGAAATTTACGCCCGCCTTGCGCCTGCTGGTGTACACGGGCACTTACCGTACCAAGGATGTGGCCCAGTTTGCCGGCTACGACGTGGTGCTGACCAGCTACGGCATCGTGCGCCTCGACGCCGAGCTGTTGGCCAGCTACCGCTTCGACTACGTGATTCTGGACGAGTCGCAGGCCATTAAGAACCCGTCGAGCACCACCTCGCAAGCTGTGCGGCAGCTGCGCTCCAAGCACCGCCTCATCCTCACAGGCACGCCGGTAGAAAACAGCACGATGGACCTGTGGTCGCAGATGTCGTTCATCAATCCCGGCTTGCTGGGCACGCAGGCATTTTTCCGGAAAGAATTCCTGAAGCCCATTGAGCAGCACCGCGATGAGGGCCGCATGCGCCGCCTACACGCGCTCATTAAGCCATTTATTCTGCGCCGCCATAAGGAACAAGTAGCCAAAGAATTGCCGGCCAAAACTGAGCAGCTCAGTTACTGCGACATGACGCCCGAGCAGGCCCAAGCCTACGAGGAAACCAAGAGCTTCTACCGCAATAAAATCCTGCAAAACCTGGACGAGCACGGGTCTGCCAGCACGCAGTTCCTGCTGCTCCAGGGCCTCACGCGCCTGCGCCAGATGGCCAACCACCCGCACCTCGCCGACGCCACCTACACCCACGAGTCGGGCAAGCTGCGCGAGGTGCTGCGCATGGTGCGCAACGTGGTAGCCGAGGGGCACAAAGTATTGGTGTTTAGCCAGTTTGTACAGCACCTGGCCCTGGTGCGCGCTGCCCTCGACGAGCGCCAGCTGCCCTACGCCTACCTCGACGGCAACACCCGCGACCGGGCCGCCGAAGTGGCCCGCTTCCAGGAAACCGATGCACTGCAAATCTTCCTCATCAGCCTGAAAGCCGGCGGCGTGGGCCTCAACCTCACCGCCGCCGACTACGTGTTCCTGCTCGACCCGTGGTGGAACCCCGCCGTGGAGGCCCAGGCCGTGGACCGGGCCCACCGCATCGGGCAGCAGCGGCCGGTATTCGTCTACAAGTTCATCACCCAGCACACGGTGGAGGAGAAAATCCTGGCCTTGCAACAGCGTAAGCTCAACCTGGTCAGCGAGTTGATTGCTACGGATGAGGCGGTCATCAAAACCCTGACGCGGGCCGATATTGAGGAGCTACTGGGGTAG
- a CDS encoding ABC transporter permease, whose amino-acid sequence MNVPFLIARRYFSSKKKRNIISIISNISMIGVAVGTMSLIIVLSVFNGLEDLVRTLYGKSDPNLVITATKGKSFAVTAPLLQRIQATPGVALLTQVIEDNALLQYHDRRMVVKMRGLSENYFGQSGIDASIREGDHRLYHDSIDFALIGAGVQHELSITLKNGLTPLRMLYPRNTAGKTLSLDPSKAFNEESLQAGGVFLIEQRMDDSYVFVPLRFAQRLLGYGNRRTGLYVKVGDSFQVEAVKQTLREELGPRFTVLDSDEQHVSLLKAIKIEKLFVFITFAFILLIASLNIFFSLSMLVIDKKKDIAVLLAMGATEEIVRKTFLGVGAIVALVGAVVGLVLGVGICWAQQRFGLVSMGMATSIVDAYPVKMKLSDILLTSLAIVLITLAVSIRPALNAGRLVLRDNL is encoded by the coding sequence GTGAACGTTCCCTTTCTGATTGCCCGGCGCTACTTCTCCTCGAAGAAAAAGCGCAACATCATCTCCATCATCTCCAACATTTCGATGATTGGGGTGGCGGTGGGCACCATGTCGCTCATCATTGTGCTCTCAGTCTTCAACGGGCTCGAAGACCTGGTGCGCACCCTTTACGGCAAGTCCGACCCCAACCTCGTCATCACGGCCACCAAGGGCAAGTCGTTTGCCGTCACGGCACCGCTGCTCCAGCGCATCCAGGCCACGCCCGGCGTGGCCCTGCTCACGCAAGTGATTGAGGACAACGCCTTGCTGCAATACCACGACCGCCGGATGGTGGTGAAAATGCGCGGCCTGAGCGAAAACTATTTTGGCCAAAGCGGCATCGATGCCAGCATCCGCGAGGGCGACCACCGCCTCTACCACGACAGCATCGACTTTGCCCTCATTGGGGCCGGCGTGCAGCACGAGCTCAGCATCACGCTCAAAAACGGCCTTACGCCCCTGCGCATGCTCTACCCGCGCAACACCGCGGGCAAAACCCTGAGCCTGGACCCCAGCAAGGCCTTCAACGAGGAAAGCTTGCAGGCCGGGGGCGTGTTCCTCATCGAGCAGCGCATGGACGACAGCTACGTATTTGTGCCCCTGCGTTTTGCCCAGCGCCTGCTGGGCTACGGCAACCGCCGCACGGGCCTCTACGTGAAGGTGGGCGACAGCTTCCAGGTGGAGGCCGTGAAGCAAACCTTGCGCGAAGAACTGGGCCCCCGGTTCACGGTGCTTGACTCCGATGAGCAGCACGTGAGCCTGCTCAAGGCCATTAAAATTGAGAAGCTGTTCGTATTTATCACCTTCGCCTTCATCCTGCTTATTGCCTCGCTCAACATCTTTTTCTCGCTTTCGATGCTGGTCATTGACAAGAAAAAAGACATTGCCGTGCTACTGGCCATGGGCGCCACCGAAGAAATTGTGCGCAAAACCTTCCTGGGCGTGGGGGCCATCGTGGCGCTGGTGGGCGCGGTGGTGGGGCTGGTATTGGGCGTGGGCATCTGCTGGGCCCAGCAGCGCTTTGGGCTGGTGAGCATGGGCATGGCCACGAGCATCGTTGACGCGTACCCGGTGAAGATGAAGCTTTCCGATATTTTGCTCACGAGCTTAGCCATCGTGCTCATCACGCTGGCCGTGAGCATTCGCCCGGCCCTGAACGCCGGCCGCCTGGTACTGCGCGATAACCTGTAG
- a CDS encoding class I SAM-dependent methyltransferase — translation MYYDPIKKTLGKVFNRTPGLRRLFYHLLDLLLLRTWHVHRELRQWARGRTQEPLNILDAGAGYGQYSYWLSSLGRPWHILAVDVKEDQVADSNRFFRQIGRPNVQFAVQDLVLYQEPNSFDLALSVDVMEHIVEDVEVFRNIHASLKDGGMLLISTPSDQGGSDVHGDAETSFIEEHVRDGYNIHEIQQKLRTAGFERIEARYSYGEPGQVSWRLSMKYPILMLGQSRLFFVLLPFYYAVVFPFCLVLNWLDARSAHDSGTGLIVKAWK, via the coding sequence TTGTATTACGACCCGATTAAGAAGACGCTTGGCAAGGTATTTAACCGCACCCCGGGCCTGCGCCGGTTGTTTTACCACCTGCTCGATTTGCTGCTGCTGCGCACCTGGCATGTGCACCGGGAGCTGCGCCAGTGGGCCCGGGGCCGTACCCAGGAGCCGCTGAACATCCTCGACGCGGGCGCCGGCTATGGCCAGTACAGCTACTGGCTCAGCAGCCTGGGCCGGCCCTGGCACATCCTGGCCGTGGATGTGAAAGAGGACCAGGTGGCCGATTCGAACCGCTTCTTCCGCCAGATTGGGCGGCCCAATGTGCAGTTTGCCGTGCAAGATCTGGTGCTGTACCAGGAGCCTAACAGCTTCGACCTGGCCTTGTCGGTAGACGTGATGGAGCACATTGTGGAAGACGTGGAAGTATTCCGCAATATCCACGCCTCGCTGAAGGACGGCGGGATGCTGCTCATCTCCACACCCAGCGACCAGGGTGGTTCTGACGTGCACGGCGACGCTGAAACCAGCTTTATTGAGGAGCACGTGCGCGACGGCTACAACATCCACGAAATTCAGCAGAAGCTGCGCACGGCCGGCTTCGAGCGCATCGAGGCCCGCTACAGCTACGGCGAGCCGGGCCAGGTGTCGTGGCGCCTGAGCATGAAGTACCCCATCCTGATGCTGGGGCAGTCGCGGCTGTTTTTCGTGCTGCTGCCGTTCTACTACGCCGTTGTGTTTCCGTTTTGCCTGGTGCTGAACTGGCTCGACGCCCGCTCGGCCCACGACTCGGGCACGGGCCTGATTGTAAAGGCTTGGAAGTAG
- a CDS encoding ribosome-binding factor A — protein MESKRQQKMASLLQQELAAVLQRDLPHLFGGGLAPSISLVKMTPDLGQARVYLSLLLGTDADARLALVRDSAREIRQALAKRIRKTARVVPELTFFHDDSAAYAAHMDGVLGQLHIPPAPPSAPDAEGPGDLPAPRPRLFKGE, from the coding sequence ATGGAAAGCAAACGACAGCAAAAAATGGCCAGCCTGCTCCAGCAAGAGCTGGCCGCCGTGTTGCAGCGCGACCTGCCGCACTTGTTTGGCGGCGGGCTAGCCCCGAGCATCAGCCTGGTGAAAATGACGCCCGACCTGGGCCAGGCCCGGGTGTACCTGAGCCTGCTGCTGGGCACCGATGCCGACGCCCGCCTGGCCTTGGTGCGCGACAGCGCCAGGGAAATTCGCCAGGCCCTGGCCAAGCGCATCCGCAAAACGGCCCGCGTGGTACCCGAGCTCACCTTTTTTCACGACGACAGCGCCGCTTATGCCGCCCACATGGACGGCGTGCTCGGGCAGCTGCACATTCCGCCCGCCCCGCCCTCAGCCCCCGATGCGGAGGGCCCCGGCGACTTGCCCGCGCCACGCCCGCGCCTGTTCAAAGGTGAATGA
- a CDS encoding integrase core domain-containing protein, with amino-acid sequence MAESGWSTLKTELLPRGACFADLEEARFELAEYLDHYYNTQRLHSALGYCTPLEIELHYRFNLS; translated from the coding sequence CTGGCCGAAAGCGGCTGGAGCACGCTCAAAACCGAGCTACTGCCCCGTGGGGCCTGCTTCGCTGACCTGGAAGAGGCCCGCTTTGAACTGGCCGAGTACCTGGACCATTACTACAATACGCAACGGCTGCATTCCGCCCTGGGCTACTGCACCCCGCTCGAAATCGAACTTCATTACCGTTTCAACTTATCTTAG
- a CDS encoding IS3 family transposase — translation MKRFTFIALHAHCWPVRQQCQVLGVSPSGYYAWRKRAPSPAAEPASVAWQVAAQCVFTTHAGRYGQRRLRAQLQREGHAVGRQRLRSWLSRSGLRAICTRAGTRPPRTTQADPQAIAAANKLANWPAATAPNQIWVGDITYLALAMGQWAYLACWRDAFSRRVVGWHVSESLHTDLILTTFNRAVAVCQPPPGLLVHADRGSQYTSDAFTSLLTRTQAIASLSRPGNP, via the coding sequence ATGAAACGCTTCACTTTCATTGCCTTACACGCCCACTGTTGGCCCGTGCGGCAGCAGTGTCAGGTGCTGGGCGTTAGCCCCAGTGGGTACTACGCCTGGCGCAAGCGCGCGCCCAGCCCGGCAGCCGAGCCCGCATCGGTCGCCTGGCAAGTAGCGGCCCAGTGCGTGTTCACCACCCATGCCGGCCGCTATGGCCAGCGCCGCCTCCGGGCTCAGCTGCAGCGCGAAGGCCATGCGGTGGGCCGGCAGCGGCTGCGCAGCTGGCTCAGCCGCAGTGGTTTACGGGCCATCTGCACGCGGGCCGGCACCCGTCCCCCGCGTACCACCCAGGCCGACCCGCAGGCCATTGCCGCGGCTAACAAACTCGCCAACTGGCCCGCAGCGACGGCGCCCAACCAAATTTGGGTGGGCGACATCACCTACCTGGCCCTGGCCATGGGGCAGTGGGCGTACCTGGCCTGCTGGCGCGATGCCTTTTCCCGGCGCGTGGTCGGCTGGCACGTGAGCGAGTCGCTGCATACGGACTTGATTCTGACCACTTTTAACCGGGCCGTGGCCGTCTGCCAGCCCCCACCGGGCCTGCTCGTGCACGCCGACCGGGGCAGCCAGTACACCAGCGACGCTTTTACCTCGTTGCTCACACGCACGCAGGCCATTGCCAGCCTGAGTCGGCCCGGCAATCCGTAG
- a CDS encoding transposase produces the protein MEAAKPAGKRPRTKYDAAFRLEAVRRVSQDGQAVTRVAQALGMSEAVLGKWVRAARAQANRPAGSEALEQENKQLRAQLARAETERDILKKALTTFSQPTGR, from the coding sequence ATGGAAGCAGCAAAACCAGCCGGTAAACGGCCTAGAACCAAGTATGATGCGGCCTTTCGGCTCGAAGCAGTCCGCCGCGTAAGCCAGGATGGGCAGGCAGTCACGCGCGTCGCGCAGGCGCTGGGCATGAGCGAGGCCGTATTGGGCAAGTGGGTGCGCGCCGCGCGGGCGCAAGCCAACCGACCCGCTGGCAGCGAGGCCCTGGAGCAGGAAAACAAGCAGTTGCGGGCCCAATTAGCCCGCGCTGAAACGGAGCGCGATATTTTAAAAAAAGCGCTGACGACATTTTCGCAACCGACGGGCCGATGA
- a CDS encoding IS630 family transposase, translating into MEQVLDLYEQPYDADYPVVCLDESPKQLLDYETFITSTGQRCRDSEYVRRGVVELFVATEPLRGWRCLTVEADHKAATWVQFVARQMDSTYREAKKVHWVMDNLRTHKRSFFYAHFPPAVAQAYLRRMDITYTPAHGSWLNMAEIEFSVLSRQVLDQPFTTSEQVRHVVEQWQDRQNARPKPRNWQFKTADARIKLAKLYPTS; encoded by the coding sequence ATGGAGCAGGTACTCGACCTCTACGAGCAACCCTATGACGCAGACTATCCGGTCGTTTGCCTGGACGAGTCGCCCAAGCAACTACTGGATTACGAAACGTTTATCACCTCTACCGGCCAGCGCTGCCGCGATTCGGAATACGTGCGCCGGGGCGTGGTGGAGTTATTCGTGGCCACGGAGCCCTTACGGGGCTGGCGCTGCCTGACGGTCGAGGCCGACCACAAAGCCGCCACCTGGGTGCAGTTTGTGGCCCGGCAGATGGACTCGACCTACCGCGAGGCCAAGAAGGTGCACTGGGTCATGGATAACCTGCGTACGCACAAGCGCAGCTTTTTCTACGCCCACTTTCCGCCTGCCGTGGCCCAGGCCTATCTGCGACGGATGGACATCACCTACACCCCGGCCCACGGCTCCTGGCTGAACATGGCCGAAATCGAATTCTCCGTCCTTAGTCGCCAGGTCCTCGACCAGCCGTTCACCACCAGCGAGCAGGTCCGCCACGTGGTAGAACAGTGGCAAGACCGCCAGAATGCGCGGCCTAAGCCCCGCAACTGGCAGTTCAAAACGGCCGACGCTCGCATCAAACTAGCTAAATTATACCCGACTAGCTAA
- a CDS encoding helix-turn-helix domain-containing protein: MTPEERQTLEGWQKKYKSHSPKLQRIQILLNSDEQTGRRPAADLAAVLGVCTRTVERVRRQFCEEGMALFEPKPRKTRSDKKIDGRVEAHLLALLCQTPPDEQPRWQLQLLADQLVELQVVEHISTTMVARLLKKTNSSRSTARSSG; the protein is encoded by the coding sequence TTGACCCCAGAAGAACGCCAGACCCTGGAAGGCTGGCAAAAGAAATACAAAAGCCATTCGCCCAAACTGCAACGAATTCAGATTCTGTTGAATAGCGACGAACAGACTGGCCGCCGGCCGGCGGCCGACCTAGCCGCCGTGCTGGGTGTCTGTACCCGAACCGTCGAACGGGTGCGCCGCCAGTTCTGCGAAGAAGGGATGGCCCTGTTTGAGCCGAAGCCGCGTAAAACGCGTTCGGACAAGAAGATAGATGGGCGGGTGGAAGCCCATTTACTGGCCCTGCTCTGCCAGACCCCGCCCGACGAGCAGCCCCGCTGGCAGCTCCAGTTGCTGGCCGACCAGCTGGTCGAACTCCAAGTGGTCGAACATATCTCGACCACGATGGTGGCGCGGCTGCTAAAAAAAACGAACTCAAGCCGTTCAACGGCCCGCAGCAGTGGGTGA
- a CDS encoding transposase — MEKASPSKRPRYDAAFRAEALRLASESRSTLAAARALNINAKLLYQWQKAAQQPLPTDPHEAAEVRALRVQVRRQAQELEILKKAIAIFSHPPTP, encoded by the coding sequence ATGGAAAAAGCCTCTCCCTCCAAACGGCCGCGCTATGATGCGGCCTTCCGGGCCGAAGCCCTGCGCCTGGCCAGCGAAAGCCGCTCCACGCTGGCCGCCGCTCGCGCCCTAAACATCAACGCCAAGTTGCTCTATCAGTGGCAGAAAGCGGCCCAACAGCCCTTACCCACTGACCCCCACGAAGCGGCCGAGGTGCGGGCCTTGCGGGTGCAAGTACGCCGACAGGCCCAGGAGCTGGAGATTTTAAAAAAAGCCATCGCCATCTTCTCGCATCCCCCGACCCCGTGA